One genomic window of Paeniglutamicibacter sp. Y32M11 includes the following:
- the wecB gene encoding non-hydrolyzing UDP-N-acetylglucosamine 2-epimerase: protein MRKKIMPIYGTRPEAIKVAPIVKALQNNDVFDCVVTVTGQHREMLDQVNAIFEITPDYDLDVIEPRQSLNGILVKTIKGLDEILERERPDAVVVQGDTTTSTAGAIAAFYRGIPVVHAEAGLRSGDLYSPFPEEANRKLTSQIAALHLAPTSISRENLLREGINPADVVVTGNTVIDALLEVVQEHAEFTDTALSTLVASGKRIVLVTTHRRENQGEPMRGIGRALARLAAAEPDVEFVLPLHRNPVVREALLPQIEGNANITLTEPLSYGEFTQMLAASHMVLTDSGGVQEEAPSLGKPVLVMRENTERPEAVTAGTVRLIGTDEERIYSSVLELLNDGGAYAAMANAVNPYGDGFAAARTVAAIGELLNVGNRLSDFVGDRIQVQDALLVTSPAA, encoded by the coding sequence ATGCGTAAGAAGATCATGCCGATTTACGGCACTCGACCCGAAGCAATCAAGGTAGCCCCGATCGTCAAGGCACTCCAGAACAACGACGTCTTCGATTGTGTTGTGACAGTGACAGGGCAGCACCGTGAGATGCTCGACCAAGTCAACGCGATATTCGAAATCACCCCAGACTATGATCTCGATGTGATCGAACCACGCCAATCTCTCAACGGAATCTTGGTTAAGACGATCAAGGGACTGGATGAGATATTGGAGCGTGAACGTCCTGACGCCGTGGTGGTGCAAGGCGATACCACCACTTCGACGGCCGGTGCCATTGCCGCCTTCTATCGTGGTATTCCGGTGGTGCACGCCGAGGCGGGCTTGCGCAGTGGCGATCTGTACTCTCCTTTCCCAGAGGAGGCCAACCGTAAGCTGACCAGCCAGATAGCGGCCCTTCATCTGGCTCCAACCTCTATCAGCCGGGAAAACCTGCTTCGCGAGGGCATCAACCCGGCAGATGTAGTTGTCACAGGTAATACGGTGATTGACGCGCTGCTGGAAGTGGTACAGGAGCACGCGGAGTTCACCGACACAGCGCTCTCTACTCTTGTAGCCTCCGGCAAACGGATCGTGCTAGTGACTACTCATCGTCGGGAAAATCAAGGTGAACCGATGCGCGGCATTGGCCGGGCGCTGGCCCGTCTCGCCGCAGCCGAGCCGGACGTTGAATTTGTCTTGCCCTTACACCGCAACCCCGTGGTACGTGAGGCGCTATTGCCGCAAATTGAGGGCAACGCTAACATTACCCTGACCGAACCACTGAGCTACGGGGAGTTCACGCAGATGCTGGCTGCCTCACATATGGTGCTTACCGACTCCGGGGGAGTCCAAGAAGAAGCGCCGAGCCTAGGCAAGCCGGTGCTGGTGATGCGCGAGAACACCGAGCGACCCGAGGCCGTCACTGCCGGAACGGTGAGACTCATCGGTACAGATGAGGAGCGCATTTATAGCTCAGTTCTGGAATTGTTGAACGATGGTGGTGCCTATGCAGCGATGGCAAACGCAGTGAACCCCTATGGGGATGGCTTTGCCGCTGCTCGCACCGTCGCTGCCATTGGAGAATTGCTGAATGTCGGGAACCGGTTATCGGATTTTGTCGGGGACCGTATCCAGGTTCAGGATGCTCTTCTGGTCACGAGCCCAGCGGCCTGA
- a CDS encoding HAD-IIB family hydrolase: protein MDTLPKLPTTTIHAIFLDVDGTYADYGVVPEAHERAVRAARAAGHKVFLCTGRPLSMLPASILAAGFDGLVASAGAYVQVGDRVLMDRRFSEEQASRTIAALDAHDAIYVLESAEFLYVRPAAEQRLRDIVGSHFAARPDGQSDGASAILGTLRLTPAPASYAKVSMFDAAASVAMIAAEIGNDIAVVENSIADTHRHTGEIFLRGISKADGIAVAIEDLGISQAHTIAIGDGENDLEMVAYAGIGIAVEGSHPGLVALADRTTPPPSKDGIAVAFAELGLF from the coding sequence ATGGACACCCTGCCCAAACTGCCCACAACCACCATCCATGCGATCTTCCTTGATGTGGATGGCACCTACGCCGATTACGGGGTAGTTCCCGAAGCTCACGAGCGTGCGGTACGGGCGGCTCGTGCCGCCGGACACAAGGTGTTTCTCTGCACCGGTCGACCACTGTCAATGCTGCCGGCGAGCATCCTCGCGGCAGGGTTTGACGGCCTGGTGGCCAGTGCCGGGGCCTATGTGCAAGTCGGTGACCGGGTACTGATGGATCGACGTTTCTCTGAGGAACAGGCGAGTAGGACGATTGCGGCGCTTGATGCTCATGATGCCATCTACGTGTTGGAGTCCGCCGAATTTCTCTACGTTCGACCCGCGGCCGAGCAGCGGCTGCGGGACATCGTTGGATCCCACTTCGCTGCCCGCCCTGATGGACAGAGTGATGGCGCCTCGGCCATCCTAGGAACCTTACGTCTGACACCCGCGCCGGCCTCGTACGCCAAGGTCTCGATGTTCGACGCTGCGGCTTCTGTCGCCATGATCGCCGCCGAGATCGGAAACGATATTGCGGTGGTGGAGAATTCGATTGCCGATACCCACCGGCACACCGGTGAAATATTCCTCCGGGGTATCAGCAAGGCGGATGGCATTGCCGTGGCAATTGAAGATCTAGGCATTAGCCAAGCACACACCATCGCCATTGGCGACGGGGAAAACGACCTGGAAATGGTCGCCTACGCCGGGATCGGTATTGCCGTCGAGGGGTCACACCCGGGATTGGTGGCGCTGGCCGACCGCACGACACCCCC